In a genomic window of uncultured Flavobacterium sp.:
- a CDS encoding TonB-dependent receptor: MFTNQKIKSLKWCFLVVFLLGSIIVEAQERKVTGKVTSSEDLLGLPGANVYVKGSSVGATADMDGNYSVFISEKNAVLVFNFVGYQTVEVLVGNKTVVNISLKPDTKNLDEVIVVGYGTRKKSDITGSVSSVTAKELTAYPLLNAEQALQGRAAGVSVQSNNGGEPGAPVKIRVRGGTSINASGDALIVVDGFAGVAMPAPQDIASIEVLKDASATAIYGSRGSNGVIMVTTKKGKPGKPVIEFSNSTSVQSVNHKLDLLDGDQFVAYRKSFTTHTSGGANTDWQDVIYREGMISNTSLSFSGGSENVRYYVSGNYFNQNGVVINSGIDKYTIVSNLEADLSDRFKVGLNLFQSKQNKDGIISQTGAGGTGAAGVIAAAYRFMPDKGIYNTDGTYTTTAPIGDDIDNPYATAMENILETVSIVNRSNFFAQYKITKDLDFKTTLGLTDNNSQTGRFIPSTLIAGKNIKGEASVNNTRFSSFLTENYLTYKKEIIARGILTVLGGYSYQKNKNESSYAASRGFLTNTNSYRNLGAGTVFLKPDSNLSETELISAFGRLNFDYDDKYLFTFTARRDGSSSFSENYKYGTFPSGAIGWNIGKENFLKDNKTISNLKLRASYGATGNPSIGAYSTLSRFSEIYDVSGDVIVNAVQLTSLNNPNLKWETSYQQDYGIDLGLFDNRVSLTADYYKTITKDLLFNRPLPGVSGIASQLQNVGELENKGWELGINSKNFIGADFTWSTSFNISSNKNKVLKLADNKDLLINSTPGHFLATDSQILRVGQPVGAFFGFIYDGVIQQGEAVLPGNFETVAGGEKFRDVDGNGKLDSNDKTIIGNPNPDFIFGLNNDFTYKNLDLNIFFQGSEGNQIMNYTLMELASGNNNATTEVLDAWTPTHTDTNVPANAARTKRVTSRFVYDGSYIRLKNVSIGYSLSEKIVSKIGLSKVRFYISAQNLWTITDYPGSDPEGNYLNDTNARSNTNLGLEYGSYPNVRTFTFGFNLKF, from the coding sequence ATGTTTACAAACCAAAAAATTAAGTCGCTTAAATGGTGCTTTCTGGTAGTCTTTTTACTGGGAAGTATTATTGTAGAAGCACAGGAAAGAAAAGTGACTGGAAAAGTTACTTCGAGCGAGGATTTACTCGGACTTCCTGGTGCCAATGTATATGTTAAAGGCTCGTCTGTGGGCGCTACTGCGGATATGGATGGAAATTATAGCGTTTTTATATCTGAAAAAAATGCTGTTTTAGTTTTTAACTTCGTAGGATATCAAACTGTAGAAGTTCTTGTAGGCAATAAAACTGTCGTGAACATAAGCTTAAAACCGGATACTAAAAATCTTGACGAAGTAATTGTTGTAGGTTACGGTACACGTAAAAAGAGCGATATCACGGGATCTGTGTCTTCGGTTACGGCAAAAGAACTTACGGCCTATCCATTATTAAATGCAGAGCAAGCTTTGCAAGGTCGTGCAGCGGGGGTTTCAGTGCAATCTAATAATGGTGGCGAACCGGGCGCTCCGGTAAAAATCAGGGTTCGTGGCGGAACGTCGATCAATGCAAGTGGTGATGCACTTATTGTTGTCGATGGTTTTGCGGGCGTTGCAATGCCGGCGCCTCAGGATATTGCTTCTATCGAGGTTCTTAAAGATGCATCTGCAACGGCTATTTACGGATCAAGAGGTTCAAACGGGGTTATTATGGTTACGACCAAAAAAGGAAAACCTGGAAAACCGGTTATCGAATTTAGCAATTCAACTTCGGTACAATCTGTAAACCATAAATTGGATTTATTAGACGGAGATCAATTTGTAGCGTATAGAAAAAGTTTTACAACGCATACTTCGGGCGGAGCAAACACGGATTGGCAAGATGTAATTTATCGTGAAGGAATGATTTCGAATACTTCGCTTTCGTTTTCCGGAGGTTCTGAGAATGTGAGATATTATGTTTCCGGAAACTACTTTAATCAAAACGGGGTTGTAATAAATTCAGGAATTGACAAATACACAATTGTAAGTAATCTTGAAGCTGATTTGTCTGATCGTTTTAAAGTTGGTTTGAATTTGTTTCAAAGTAAGCAAAACAAAGACGGAATCATTAGCCAAACTGGCGCTGGAGGAACTGGTGCTGCGGGTGTAATTGCGGCTGCGTACAGATTTATGCCTGATAAAGGAATTTATAATACTGACGGAACTTATACTACAACGGCTCCAATTGGGGATGATATCGATAATCCATATGCAACTGCAATGGAAAATATTCTTGAAACGGTTTCGATCGTAAACAGATCTAATTTCTTTGCACAATATAAAATTACTAAGGATTTAGATTTTAAAACTACTTTAGGTTTAACCGATAATAATTCTCAAACTGGTCGTTTTATTCCTTCAACTTTAATTGCCGGAAAAAATATCAAAGGTGAAGCTTCTGTTAACAATACGAGATTTTCTTCGTTCTTAACGGAAAATTATCTTACGTATAAAAAAGAAATTATTGCCAGAGGAATCTTGACGGTTCTTGGAGGTTATTCTTATCAAAAGAACAAAAACGAAAGTTCTTACGCTGCTTCAAGAGGATTTTTGACGAATACCAATTCGTATCGCAATTTAGGCGCAGGAACTGTATTCTTAAAACCGGATTCTAACTTATCTGAAACAGAATTAATTTCGGCTTTTGGAAGGTTGAATTTTGATTATGACGATAAATATTTATTTACGTTTACAGCGCGTCGTGACGGTTCTTCAAGCTTTAGTGAAAACTACAAATACGGAACTTTCCCTTCTGGAGCGATTGGTTGGAATATTGGTAAAGAAAATTTCCTGAAAGACAACAAAACGATTTCGAATCTTAAATTGAGAGCGAGTTATGGTGCAACAGGAAATCCTTCGATTGGTGCCTACTCTACTTTGTCAAGATTCTCTGAGATTTATGATGTAAGTGGTGACGTAATTGTAAATGCGGTTCAATTGACTTCATTGAATAATCCGAACCTAAAATGGGAAACGTCTTATCAGCAAGATTACGGAATTGACTTAGGTTTGTTTGATAACAGAGTAAGTCTTACGGCAGATTATTACAAAACAATTACTAAAGATTTATTGTTTAACAGACCTTTACCTGGAGTTTCAGGAATTGCTTCTCAGCTTCAAAATGTTGGAGAATTAGAAAATAAAGGTTGGGAATTGGGTATTAATTCTAAAAACTTTATTGGTGCTGATTTCACTTGGTCAACAAGTTTCAACATTTCTTCGAATAAAAACAAAGTATTAAAATTAGCCGATAATAAAGATCTTTTAATCAACTCAACGCCTGGACATTTCCTTGCGACAGATTCTCAGATTTTGAGAGTTGGTCAGCCAGTTGGTGCTTTCTTCGGATTTATTTATGATGGTGTAATTCAGCAAGGTGAAGCGGTTCTTCCGGGGAACTTTGAAACTGTTGCTGGCGGTGAAAAATTCAGAGATGTCGATGGTAACGGAAAATTAGATTCTAATGATAAAACGATTATTGGTAACCCGAATCCTGATTTCATCTTTGGTTTAAACAATGATTTCACTTATAAAAATCTTGATTTAAATATTTTCTTCCAAGGTTCTGAAGGAAACCAAATCATGAATTATACTTTAATGGAATTGGCTTCAGGAAATAACAATGCAACTACAGAAGTTTTAGACGCATGGACGCCAACGCACACGGATACAAATGTTCCGGCAAATGCTGCAAGAACAAAAAGGGTTACGTCAAGATTTGTTTATGATGGAAGTTATATCCGTTTGAAAAACGTTTCTATAGGATATAGTTTAAGTGAAAAAATTGTTTCGAAAATTGGATTGAGTAAAGTTCGTTTCTACATCAGTGCACAAAATCTTTGGACAATTACAGATTATCCGGGTTCTGATCCTGAAGGAAATTACCTGAATGATACTAATGCGAGAAGTAACACGAACTTAGGTTTAGAGTACGGAAGTTACCCAAATGTGAGAACTTTCACTTTTGGATTTAATTTAAAATTTTAG
- a CDS encoding RagB/SusD family nutrient uptake outer membrane protein has protein sequence MKKYIALFCFGIMTFGCSDLEEHPVGIIRPENFFKNTDDLQAAVNGSFANIAHNNYWGREFTIALMLRDDMADIGDRTTQAARIDVNDMNMNDTNALVANFWPQSYVIITAANQAIEGAKKTPGDPAKINAIVAQAYFARAFTYYHLVRIFGDVPYIDFIVNDVSQVNSLKRTKEADVYLKIISDLEFAKQWLEDKPKVKAVPGKGTAAGYLASVYLTLKNYQKAYDEAKYVINNEAKFGLGLDADFQDLFNATKTASLKEPLFTIDFNNLVSGNYGQDYTAFFTGSLKDESYSYGQGFSVAVPSLKAFNTWDQRDYRRAVSFDTIIRKKVGGELKIFPSSDNEKAPRPHIAKYYRFPGKAGANGRTSQHNYITMRFAEVLLTAAEALNEITPGTAEADGYVNRVRARARNKAGKQVSFPANVTAGMSQSDFRKMVIDERRLEFAFEYIRWYDIKRLQNGPEVFGPNGLEPHANFNPNKDYLFPLPGTELAINPNLKPNNPGY, from the coding sequence ATGAAAAAATATATAGCTTTATTTTGTTTTGGAATAATGACTTTTGGCTGTTCTGATCTTGAAGAACATCCGGTTGGAATTATTCGTCCTGAAAACTTTTTTAAGAATACAGATGACTTACAAGCTGCTGTAAACGGAAGTTTTGCCAATATTGCCCACAATAATTACTGGGGAAGAGAATTTACGATTGCGTTAATGCTTCGCGACGATATGGCCGATATTGGCGACAGAACAACTCAGGCTGCCAGAATCGATGTCAATGACATGAATATGAATGATACTAATGCGCTTGTTGCTAACTTTTGGCCTCAATCGTATGTGATTATTACGGCTGCAAATCAGGCAATTGAAGGCGCTAAAAAAACTCCGGGAGATCCTGCAAAAATAAACGCAATTGTCGCTCAGGCTTATTTTGCAAGAGCTTTTACCTATTATCATTTGGTGAGAATCTTTGGTGATGTTCCTTATATTGATTTTATTGTGAACGATGTTTCTCAGGTAAATTCTCTTAAAAGAACTAAAGAAGCTGATGTTTATCTTAAAATTATTTCCGATTTAGAATTTGCAAAACAATGGCTTGAAGATAAACCAAAAGTAAAAGCTGTTCCTGGAAAAGGTACTGCGGCGGGTTATTTAGCATCGGTTTATTTGACTTTGAAAAACTACCAAAAAGCTTATGACGAAGCAAAATACGTAATCAATAACGAAGCTAAATTTGGTTTAGGATTAGACGCAGATTTTCAGGATTTATTTAATGCTACAAAAACAGCTTCGCTAAAAGAACCTTTGTTTACAATTGATTTTAATAACTTAGTATCAGGAAACTACGGACAAGATTATACTGCATTTTTTACAGGTTCTCTTAAAGACGAAAGTTACAGTTACGGACAAGGATTTTCGGTTGCTGTTCCTTCTTTAAAAGCCTTTAATACTTGGGATCAAAGAGATTACAGACGTGCCGTGAGTTTTGATACTATTATTAGAAAAAAAGTAGGTGGCGAATTAAAAATTTTCCCTTCAAGTGATAATGAAAAAGCGCCACGTCCGCATATTGCAAAATACTATCGTTTTCCAGGAAAAGCGGGTGCTAACGGAAGAACTTCTCAGCACAATTATATCACAATGCGTTTTGCAGAAGTATTGTTAACCGCTGCCGAAGCTCTAAACGAAATCACTCCGGGAACTGCCGAAGCTGATGGTTATGTAAACCGAGTACGCGCAAGAGCTAGAAATAAAGCAGGAAAACAAGTTTCGTTTCCTGCAAATGTAACGGCTGGAATGTCGCAATCTGATTTTAGAAAAATGGTTATTGACGAAAGAAGATTAGAATTTGCTTTTGAATATATCAGATGGTACGACATTAAAAGATTGCAAAACGGACCTGAAGTTTTTGGTCCAAATGGATTAGAACCGCACGCAAATTTTAATCCGAATAAGGATTATTTATTTCCGTTACCGGGAACTGAATTGGCGATCAATCCTAATTTAAAACCGAATAATCCGGGTTATTAA
- a CDS encoding glycoside hydrolase family 88 protein, whose protein sequence is MNKVSFISLILGFALLTTACKSGINSSTKVTSTTTNSLLETRYKMLLDYPVDSMSMPRSMTIKSNLIKKVPSRDWTSGFFAGNLWQLYRLTGDHKYKTQAEKWTPFSKKESVNSNSHDVGFKVFCSFGEALKVENKQEYKDVIIKGAETLCTRFDAKVGSIRSWDFNKEIWDYPVIIDNMMNLELLFEASKLSGNQKYHDIAVKHANTTLKNQFREDNSCYHVIDYDPKTGTVRKKTTLQGYNDDSVWARGQGWAVYGFTMSYRYTKDPAYLKQAEATAKFFMTNKNLPEDGIPYWDFKDPSIPNSPRDASAAAVMASALYELYSYTNNKSYLAFADKIINSLSSDKYVLSIDVKAPFILDHSTGNWPKHDEIDEPIIYADYYFLEAILRKSKY, encoded by the coding sequence ATGAATAAAGTTAGTTTCATTTCTTTAATTCTTGGGTTTGCACTGCTGACAACAGCGTGCAAATCCGGAATTAATTCTTCAACAAAAGTTACCTCGACAACCACAAATAGTCTTCTGGAAACCAGATACAAAATGTTACTGGATTATCCGGTTGATTCTATGTCGATGCCAAGAAGTATGACGATTAAAAGCAATTTGATCAAGAAAGTTCCTTCGAGAGACTGGACAAGCGGATTTTTTGCCGGAAACTTATGGCAATTGTATCGTCTTACGGGCGATCATAAATACAAAACACAAGCTGAAAAATGGACTCCATTTAGCAAAAAGGAAAGTGTAAATAGTAATTCGCACGACGTTGGTTTCAAAGTGTTTTGCAGTTTTGGTGAAGCGCTAAAAGTGGAAAACAAGCAAGAATACAAAGACGTTATCATTAAAGGTGCCGAAACATTATGTACACGTTTTGATGCAAAAGTAGGTTCAATTCGTTCTTGGGATTTCAATAAGGAAATCTGGGATTATCCTGTTATTATAGACAATATGATGAATCTGGAATTGCTTTTTGAAGCTTCAAAATTATCCGGAAATCAAAAGTATCATGATATTGCTGTAAAACACGCCAATACGACATTGAAAAACCAGTTTAGAGAAGACAATAGCTGTTATCACGTAATCGATTATGATCCAAAAACGGGAACTGTGAGAAAGAAAACAACGCTTCAGGGTTATAATGATGATTCGGTTTGGGCACGCGGGCAAGGTTGGGCGGTTTATGGTTTTACAATGTCGTACAGATATACCAAAGATCCCGCTTATTTAAAACAAGCCGAAGCAACTGCAAAATTCTTTATGACCAATAAAAACCTGCCGGAAGATGGAATTCCGTATTGGGATTTTAAAGATCCAAGTATTCCAAATTCGCCACGTGATGCTTCTGCTGCGGCTGTTATGGCTTCGGCATTATATGAACTTTACAGCTATACAAACAATAAAAGTTATTTGGCTTTTGCCGATAAAATAATCAACTCTTTAAGTTCTGATAAATATGTTTTGAGTATCGATGTAAAAGCGCCTTTTATTCTGGATCACAGCACCGGAAACTGGCCAAAACATGACGAAATTGACGAACCTATTATTTATGCCGATTATTATTTTTTGGAAGCAATTTTAAGAAAAAGTAAATATTAA
- a CDS encoding two-component regulator propeller domain-containing protein has protein sequence MKYKIAFLVLLFVSGNTFSQNKYRLKNISTTDGLSQSSVIAIHQDKFGQMWFGTRDGLNKYDGSRFTVFRNDVTDKTSISNNDILSIEEDNLGQLWVGTYNGLNCYNPVTNTFKRYLHNKTNHTISGNAIWAIKEIGGEMWFGTSKGLSIYNKKTGLFTSVFHSDTDNSTLPSNNITSIVKSKKGEIWIGTTKGLCQLSSRKNDKFSFKNYPLNTTDLLNIQSIKEDNLGNLWIGSKNKGLLKFDKSANKFVSFLSESNYKEISTDIRALAFDNQGSLWVGAYDGIYILGKDKSIQKINNSNNNSGIDKVKSVFIDKKGSVWIGCYYKGVNIWDVSNVNFSNYNQNSKKIPMSFDVVSSIITDKNHNVYFGTEGGGITIYNTNTEAVNYINSKTFQTNKNDIKSMCLSEDNILWIGTFSKGLSAYNVISKRIEDNRIAPELSNLLKESGVYSLKTEGNGVLWIGTFGKGLIRYNTIAKTFQVIGNDPTSANFLTNNIVRTILVDKDKLWIGTQNGLNCISLKDFQHNNYTIKHYFFDASALSGDDILTLFKDSQNKIWVGTKAKGLHYFDGKKFNKINLKVGNTIITSIHSILEDAEKKLWISTNQGIIKYSTTQKTIVLYDQKDGLASNEFNDNAALKLDSNKFYFGSPSGATYFDAKKISLNQYAPQVLITDLKIKNQTVRANDTTQILEKSIGYTKTITLDYDKSNFSINFAIPNYIRSKNNQYSYRLTGLENNWTTTKNTEAIFAIQNPGTYTFEVKGANNDGVWNKVPTTLTVIVKPAPWRSIWAFLFYGIVIGLGLYGLIWIMKSKASLKQKLELEYLETKRIEENNRAKLDFFTNISHEFRTPLTLILGPLQQILADYNGTNEMYKKLLVIEGSANHLLSLINRLMDFRKLENDQVALESANGNIVKFTKEIFLSFIEYAKDGGYTYTFESSEEEILVYFDRYKLERVFYNLISNAFRYTPKGGNINIKINHDHENLFINVEDSGVGIAEEHIDKIFDLFFEVPLHNNVQKNYNKGTGIGLSIVKNIVKLHKGSIDVINKKSEGVIFKVTLPLGRAHLLDSEIIQDFKISDDIAQYTAQLETPEITNHEDIDDLVVNAEKQTILIVEDHKVLRTFMKNLLKKEYNIIEAENGKVALEKALQFMPNLIISDVIMPEMVGTKLCSMIKENIKTSHIPVILLTSRSSLVYKFEGLESGADDYISKPFNLMEFKLRVKNLLNSAERLKLKFSSEDSFIPSEITVSSLDEELLKKAFKIVEDNISNELFDIPFFCSELGVSRTMLFLKIKAWTNYTPNEFIHEIRLKRAAQLLEQNKLNVSEVSYKVGFNNPKYFSKCFQKRYGETPSQFADKFSKPMSVF, from the coding sequence ATGAAATATAAAATTGCTTTTCTGGTTTTGCTATTTGTTTCGGGGAATACATTTTCCCAAAATAAATATCGGCTAAAAAATATCTCCACTACTGACGGGCTTTCGCAGAGTTCTGTTATTGCCATTCATCAGGATAAATTTGGGCAAATGTGGTTTGGTACGCGCGACGGACTCAATAAATATGACGGAAGCAGATTCACGGTTTTTAGAAATGATGTTACGGACAAAACCTCAATTAGCAACAATGATATTTTATCGATTGAAGAAGATAATTTAGGTCAATTATGGGTTGGAACTTACAACGGACTTAATTGTTACAATCCGGTTACGAATACTTTCAAAAGATATCTGCACAACAAAACTAATCATACGATAAGCGGAAATGCTATTTGGGCAATCAAGGAAATTGGCGGCGAAATGTGGTTTGGAACTTCAAAAGGATTGTCGATTTATAATAAAAAAACAGGGTTATTTACTTCTGTTTTTCATTCGGATACAGATAATTCGACTTTGCCGAGTAATAATATTACCAGCATCGTAAAATCTAAAAAAGGAGAAATCTGGATTGGAACAACTAAAGGTTTATGTCAACTTTCAAGCCGAAAAAACGATAAATTTTCTTTTAAAAATTATCCGCTAAATACTACTGATCTCCTAAATATTCAATCAATTAAGGAAGATAATCTGGGAAATTTATGGATTGGAAGTAAAAACAAAGGACTTCTGAAATTTGATAAATCGGCGAACAAGTTTGTTTCTTTTTTATCTGAATCTAATTATAAAGAAATCAGCACTGATATTCGCGCTTTGGCTTTTGATAATCAAGGTTCTTTGTGGGTTGGAGCTTATGATGGAATCTATATTTTAGGTAAAGATAAAAGCATTCAAAAAATAAACAACAGCAATAATAACAGCGGAATTGACAAAGTAAAATCGGTATTTATTGATAAAAAAGGTTCGGTTTGGATTGGCTGTTATTATAAAGGCGTGAATATTTGGGATGTTTCCAATGTGAATTTTTCGAATTATAATCAGAATTCCAAAAAGATTCCGATGAGTTTTGATGTCGTGAGTTCTATTATTACCGACAAAAATCATAATGTTTATTTTGGAACTGAAGGCGGCGGAATTACCATCTATAATACAAATACCGAAGCTGTAAATTATATAAACAGTAAAACGTTTCAAACGAATAAAAACGACATTAAATCAATGTGCCTTTCTGAAGATAATATTCTCTGGATTGGAACTTTCTCTAAAGGATTATCGGCTTACAATGTGATTTCTAAAAGAATTGAAGACAACCGAATTGCTCCGGAATTAAGTAATTTATTGAAAGAAAGCGGCGTTTATTCTCTTAAAACAGAAGGAAACGGGGTTTTATGGATTGGAACTTTTGGCAAAGGTTTGATTCGATATAATACTATTGCCAAGACTTTTCAGGTAATTGGAAACGATCCAACTTCTGCCAATTTTCTGACGAATAATATCGTTCGAACTATTTTGGTCGACAAAGACAAACTTTGGATTGGAACTCAAAACGGACTTAATTGCATTTCGCTAAAAGATTTTCAGCATAATAATTATACTATAAAACATTACTTTTTTGATGCTTCGGCTTTGTCCGGCGATGATATTCTGACTTTGTTTAAGGACAGTCAAAATAAAATTTGGGTTGGAACGAAAGCTAAAGGATTGCATTATTTTGATGGAAAAAAATTCAACAAAATCAATCTCAAAGTTGGAAACACGATTATTACTTCGATACATTCTATTCTTGAAGATGCCGAAAAAAAGCTTTGGATTAGTACTAATCAGGGAATTATAAAATACAGTACGACTCAAAAAACGATTGTACTTTATGATCAGAAAGACGGTTTAGCAAGCAATGAATTCAATGATAATGCGGCTTTAAAATTAGATTCGAATAAATTTTATTTCGGAAGCCCGTCTGGAGCAACTTATTTTGATGCCAAGAAAATATCTTTAAATCAATATGCTCCGCAGGTTTTAATTACTGATTTGAAGATTAAAAATCAAACGGTTCGTGCCAACGATACTACGCAAATTCTGGAGAAAAGCATTGGTTATACCAAAACGATTACGCTGGATTATGACAAATCTAATTTCTCGATCAATTTTGCGATTCCAAATTACATTCGATCCAAAAATAATCAATACAGTTATCGTTTGACAGGATTGGAAAACAACTGGACAACGACCAAAAATACAGAGGCAATATTTGCAATTCAGAATCCGGGAACTTATACTTTTGAGGTAAAAGGCGCCAACAACGACGGCGTTTGGAATAAGGTTCCGACTACTTTGACAGTGATTGTAAAACCTGCTCCGTGGCGCAGTATTTGGGCATTTTTATTCTACGGAATTGTAATAGGTTTGGGATTATACGGTTTAATCTGGATTATGAAATCGAAAGCTAGTCTGAAACAAAAACTGGAATTAGAATATCTTGAAACGAAACGTATCGAAGAAAATAACAGAGCAAAACTGGACTTTTTCACCAATATTTCGCATGAATTCAGAACGCCTTTGACTTTGATTTTAGGTCCGTTGCAACAAATTTTGGCCGATTATAACGGAACGAACGAAATGTACAAAAAGCTGTTGGTTATTGAAGGAAGTGCGAATCATCTTTTGAGTCTGATTAATCGTTTGATGGATTTCAGGAAACTCGAAAACGATCAGGTTGCGCTGGAATCTGCTAACGGAAATATTGTAAAATTCACTAAAGAAATCTTTTTGTCTTTTATCGAATATGCCAAAGATGGCGGTTATACGTACACTTTTGAATCATCTGAAGAGGAAATACTGGTTTATTTTGATCGTTATAAATTAGAACGTGTTTTTTATAATTTGATTTCAAACGCTTTTAGATACACTCCAAAAGGCGGAAATATTAACATCAAAATAAATCACGATCACGAAAATCTTTTTATAAATGTAGAAGATTCGGGAGTTGGAATTGCGGAGGAACATATCGATAAAATTTTCGATTTATTCTTTGAAGTTCCGCTACACAATAATGTTCAAAAGAATTATAATAAAGGAACGGGAATTGGATTATCAATTGTCAAAAATATCGTAAAACTTCATAAAGGAAGCATCGATGTGATTAATAAAAAATCGGAAGGTGTTATTTTTAAAGTAACGCTTCCGTTGGGTCGCGCGCATCTTTTGGATAGTGAAATTATTCAGGATTTTAAAATCAGTGATGACATTGCGCAATATACGGCTCAACTTGAAACTCCGGAAATAACAAATCATGAAGACATTGATGATCTTGTTGTTAATGCCGAAAAACAAACGATTCTGATTGTTGAAGATCATAAGGTTTTGAGAACTTTTATGAAAAATTTACTCAAAAAAGAGTACAATATTATCGAGGCTGAAAACGGAAAAGTGGCATTGGAAAAAGCATTGCAATTTATGCCGAATTTAATTATCAGCGATGTTATTATGCCTGAAATGGTGGGAACAAAACTTTGTTCTATGATAAAAGAGAATATCAAAACGAGTCATATTCCGGTGATTTTATTGACTTCGAGATCTTCATTAGTCTATAAATTTGAAGGTCTTGAAAGTGGCGCCGATGATTATATCAGTAAACCTTTTAATTTAATGGAATTTAAACTTCGAGTTAAAAACCTATTGAATTCGGCTGAAAGATTGAAACTTAAATTTTCAAGTGAAGACAGTTTTATTCCGTCAGAAATCACGGTTTCGTCTCTGGATGAAGAATTATTGAAAAAAGCATTTAAGATTGTAGAGGATAATATCTCAAACGAGTTATTTGATATTCCGTTTTTCTGTTCAGAATTGGGTGTAAGTCGTACGATGTTATTCTTAAAAATTAAAGCCTGGACAAATTATACGCCAAACGAATTTATTCATGAAATTAGATTAAAACGTGCGGCTCAATTATTAGAACAAAATAAATTGAATGTCTCTGAAGTGAGTTATAAAGTTGGTTTTAACAATCCGAAATACTTTAGCAAATGTTTCCAAAAAAGATACGGAGAAACTCCATCACAATTTGCTGACAAATTTTCGAAACCAATGTCGGTATTTTAA